One part of the Patescibacteria group bacterium genome encodes these proteins:
- a CDS encoding LCP family protein, protein MNKPTQVDLLNASLRPPSEPLRSPSPPPSSRRRVFFIVALFTIFGGVFFLADVVIPGTRLANNFGSSGFFSQLTHLTFSGQKGIVGEANGRINVLLLGIGGAGHEAPLLADTIIVASIAPDTQQLALFSLPRDLVVPYPDGSWRKVNEIYVTAERKNPGSGLAAAAATLEPVLGLQIPYQVLVDFSGFAQLIDAVGGVDVQVDKTFTDPRFPIIGEDENPNYTDRFTKATFTAGWEHMSGERALMYARSRHGNNGEGSDFARAKRQQKLILAVKARVLQANVLLNPLTVNRLATQLSAHLKTNIEPWEGLRLYQMAKDVPTEQITRVTIDDAPGGLLISDINGDGAYVLRPRGGSFDTIKALAANIFATEKVVTEQARIGILNGTLVSGLANRTADQLAAAGYSIVSIANAPEKPVATTTIYDYSNGRRTTDMEALKRLFIGAKVVSAVPAWLAPGAAAIANAPQANMPTQTNADFVITIGTDWATRQPAGTTN, encoded by the coding sequence ATGAACAAACCAACCCAGGTTGATCTCCTCAACGCATCGCTTCGTCCGCCGTCTGAACCGCTGCGGTCACCATCGCCACCGCCATCCAGCCGGCGGCGAGTATTTTTTATTGTGGCGCTCTTTACTATTTTTGGCGGCGTCTTCTTTTTGGCTGATGTTGTTATCCCCGGCACCCGTTTGGCGAACAACTTTGGTTCGTCCGGCTTCTTCTCACAACTCACCCACCTAACGTTTAGTGGACAGAAAGGCATTGTTGGCGAAGCAAATGGTCGAATTAATGTTCTCTTGCTCGGCATTGGTGGTGCTGGTCACGAAGCCCCACTATTAGCTGATACAATTATTGTCGCCAGTATTGCTCCAGACACGCAGCAACTGGCACTCTTCTCGCTACCCAGAGATCTCGTTGTGCCATATCCCGACGGTTCGTGGCGTAAGGTAAATGAAATCTACGTCACCGCCGAAAGAAAAAATCCTGGCAGCGGCCTCGCCGCTGCGGCCGCCACGCTCGAACCAGTCCTTGGCCTACAAATCCCCTATCAAGTACTGGTGGACTTCAGTGGATTCGCGCAACTGATTGACGCTGTGGGCGGTGTTGACGTACAGGTAGACAAAACCTTCACTGACCCACGCTTCCCTATTATTGGCGAAGACGAAAATCCAAACTACACCGACCGATTTACGAAAGCCACCTTCACTGCCGGTTGGGAACACATGTCTGGAGAACGCGCCCTAATGTACGCGCGCTCGCGACATGGTAACAACGGTGAAGGCTCTGATTTTGCTCGCGCCAAACGACAACAAAAACTTATCCTGGCAGTCAAAGCACGCGTACTACAAGCAAACGTACTTCTCAATCCACTAACCGTTAACCGACTCGCCACACAATTATCGGCGCATCTCAAAACCAACATCGAACCCTGGGAAGGATTACGATTGTATCAAATGGCTAAGGACGTTCCCACCGAGCAAATTACGCGCGTCACAATAGACGACGCACCCGGGGGGCTTCTGATCTCAGATATCAATGGCGATGGCGCATATGTGCTCCGACCACGAGGCGGTAGCTTTGACACTATAAAAGCACTCGCTGCCAACATTTTTGCTACTGAAAAAGTCGTCACCGAGCAAGCACGCATCGGAATACTTAACGGCACGCTCGTCAGCGGACTGGCGAACAGAACCGCCGATCAATTAGCGGCGGCAGGATACAGTATCGTCTCAATCGCGAATGCTCCCGAGAAGCCAGTTGCGACAACCACCATCTACGACTACAGTAACGGTAGACGAACAACTGATATGGAGGCCCTAAAGCGTCTATTCATTGGGGCAAAGGTTGTTTCAGCAGTTCCTGCGTGGTTAGCGCCGGGCGCCGCAGCCATAGCCAATGCACCACAAGCCAACATGCCAACACAAACAAACGCAGACTTCGTAATTACCATCGGCACAGACTGGGCCACACGCCAACCTGCCGGCACTACCAACTAA